A single genomic interval of Acidisarcina sp. harbors:
- a CDS encoding AsmA family protein codes for MDSGSSASPLAAKPSWAKWLLLISIVLLIAAVVLPPLFNISRYKRRIATSISSSIGRPVHMSTVRLHLLPVPGFEISDFEVEEDPAFGDEPMLRSANVIASIRLSSLWRGRLEIGRISFDEPSLNLARDGQGHWNFDSILVKASQSEIAPTVQSRPGATLRFPYIAARNARINFKQGYEKQPLSFLNADVSIWLDQPGQWRLRFEAQPVRTDLDLALSDTGLVRMDGTFHRATELQQVGMVLHAEWVKAPLGQLSRLLAGRDMGWRGDLDVRADITGTAANAQIKARIRANGVHRLEFAPLEPLDMDATCQGSYLDGTSSLEGLACTSPIGNGKLMLAGSVHALSTQPQPDVQLHMEKVPVSALLESIRSIRSDFAPSLRARGTVDGDFRFGPQEGYADAILDGSATVNALELAMPDLEKPLLIPQIKLATTDGKPVEEPHPAHRGHRKLQAAAPAVLEPALLLKPFALTGTGASPLMADGRFTAKNFSFHLAGEAPIKDLTAIGKNFGFLASALAPLARQGEAAIDLTIHGPWLVPVSDVDHPVAVDTAEGTLQLRNARIASGFLPAPVDVASATATFSEDQVSWTPFSFTYAGISGEGALRYRIPCHLEKGCGAEFALRFPALDATHVEAALLGGSEREGKLKDLLARIDGRTSLPWPAMKGTVEAGTLTLSEMAVHDVRATLVIDGNHVQISSLDGHALGGTLHASGALDATGGKPHYAADVELTRTNAAEIAPLFHEKWGSGTLSLNTHFDVTGYTDNEFESSARGSYRWDWTRGSFFADGSSPLSRFDRFQAEGAIANQQLTIEHSTLTRGGQSVAASGSISFDRALKLSLSEDGSTSLVTGTLQKPVLEPTAAKPVKHSSRTSP; via the coding sequence TTGGACTCCGGATCTAGCGCCTCCCCGCTTGCTGCAAAGCCATCGTGGGCCAAATGGCTGCTGCTGATTTCGATCGTCCTGCTGATCGCGGCGGTAGTGCTGCCTCCACTCTTCAATATCAGCCGCTACAAGCGCCGCATCGCCACCAGCATCAGCTCCAGTATCGGCAGACCGGTACACATGTCCACCGTCCGCCTGCACCTTTTGCCAGTGCCAGGCTTTGAGATCTCCGACTTCGAGGTAGAGGAAGACCCCGCATTCGGAGACGAGCCGATGCTGCGCTCCGCCAATGTGATCGCGTCCATCCGGCTCTCCTCCTTGTGGCGCGGACGGCTGGAGATCGGTCGCATCAGCTTCGATGAGCCGAGCCTGAACCTCGCGCGCGATGGCCAGGGCCACTGGAACTTTGACTCAATCCTCGTCAAGGCTTCGCAGAGCGAGATCGCTCCCACCGTGCAGAGCCGCCCTGGCGCAACCCTGCGCTTCCCATACATCGCGGCCAGGAATGCGCGGATCAACTTTAAACAGGGCTACGAAAAGCAGCCCCTGTCCTTTTTGAATGCCGACGTCTCTATTTGGCTCGATCAGCCGGGGCAATGGAGATTGAGATTCGAGGCGCAGCCGGTTCGCACCGATCTCGACCTCGCACTCTCCGATACCGGCCTTGTCCGCATGGACGGAACCTTCCACCGCGCGACGGAGCTGCAACAGGTGGGGATGGTGCTCCATGCCGAATGGGTCAAGGCTCCGCTGGGCCAACTCAGCCGCCTGCTGGCTGGCCGAGATATGGGCTGGCGCGGCGATCTTGACGTTCGCGCAGACATTACAGGCACCGCGGCCAATGCACAGATCAAGGCGAGAATCCGCGCCAATGGCGTGCACCGCCTTGAATTTGCGCCGCTGGAGCCGCTGGACATGGACGCAACCTGCCAGGGCAGCTACCTTGACGGCACCAGCTCGCTCGAAGGCCTGGCCTGCACCTCACCCATCGGCAACGGAAAATTGATGCTCGCCGGGTCCGTCCACGCTCTTTCCACACAGCCGCAGCCCGACGTGCAGCTTCACATGGAGAAGGTTCCGGTCTCCGCCTTGCTGGAGTCGATTCGCTCCATCCGTAGCGACTTTGCTCCCAGCCTGCGCGCGCGCGGCACCGTCGACGGCGACTTTCGCTTCGGTCCCCAGGAAGGCTATGCCGACGCGATCCTGGATGGCTCCGCTACGGTGAATGCGCTCGAGCTGGCGATGCCCGATCTGGAAAAGCCGCTACTCATTCCGCAGATAAAGCTGGCAACAACCGACGGCAAGCCGGTTGAGGAGCCGCACCCGGCGCATCGCGGCCACCGTAAGCTGCAAGCGGCAGCACCGGCCGTTCTTGAGCCGGCTCTCCTGTTGAAGCCGTTCGCGCTGACAGGAACGGGCGCCTCGCCCTTGATGGCCGATGGCCGCTTCACCGCAAAGAATTTCTCCTTTCACCTTGCCGGAGAAGCCCCCATCAAGGACCTGACAGCCATTGGAAAGAATTTCGGATTCCTGGCCTCCGCGCTTGCACCGCTGGCACGGCAAGGGGAGGCCGCAATCGACCTGACGATTCACGGCCCATGGCTGGTGCCGGTCAGCGATGTGGATCACCCCGTGGCGGTCGATACCGCCGAGGGCACGCTTCAGCTCCGCAACGCGCGCATCGCTTCCGGTTTTCTGCCAGCGCCGGTGGATGTGGCCTCAGCCACGGCTACCTTCAGCGAAGATCAGGTGTCGTGGACACCATTCTCCTTTACCTATGCCGGAATCAGCGGAGAGGGTGCTCTTCGCTATCGCATTCCATGCCATCTGGAGAAGGGCTGTGGCGCCGAGTTCGCTCTGCGCTTCCCCGCCCTGGACGCTACCCACGTTGAAGCCGCCCTGCTGGGTGGTAGCGAGCGCGAAGGGAAGCTCAAGGATCTGCTGGCCCGCATCGATGGCCGCACATCCCTTCCCTGGCCAGCGATGAAGGGTACGGTCGAAGCGGGTACGCTCACGCTCTCTGAAATGGCGGTCCACGATGTCCGTGCGACGCTCGTCATTGACGGCAACCATGTACAGATCTCGTCTCTCGATGGGCATGCGCTGGGAGGCACTCTGCATGCCAGCGGAGCACTCGACGCAACCGGCGGCAAGCCTCACTACGCGGCCGATGTCGAACTCACCAGGACCAATGCCGCCGAGATCGCGCCTCTCTTCCACGAGAAATGGGGGAGCGGCACGCTCAGCCTCAACACCCATTTCGACGTCACCGGATATACCGACAATGAGTTTGAGTCCTCGGCCAGAGGCAGCTATCGCTGGGATTGGACGCGCGGCTCCTTCTTCGCCGACGGCAGCTCGCCGCTCTCCCGCTTTGATCGTTTTCAGGCTGAAGGCGCCATCGCGAACCAGCAGCTCACGATCGAGCACAGCACACTCACGCGCGGAGGCCAGTCCGTCGCGGCCAGTGGAAGCATTTCCTTTGATCGGGCGCTGAAATTAAGCCTTAGCGAGGACGGCTCGACCAGCCTCGTAACGGGCACACTCCAGAAGCCCGTCCTCGAGCCAACAGCCGCCAAGCCGGTGAAGCACTCCAGCCGGACCAGTCCCTAA
- the rlmB gene encoding 23S rRNA (guanosine(2251)-2'-O)-methyltransferase RlmB: MEILYGLHPVEEALKAGKRRFDHVCVARERQDQRLQQIIDACRQAGVSLRVEPREHLTHLAKTTAHQGVVALVRGQAPLELEDLLETPDHQRFLLALDGVEDPQNLGALLRTADGAGVTGVVLTERRAAPLSAVAVKASAGAAEHVRMARVVNLVRALEEIKKRNIWCIGLDERGTMDYDEFDYTGECALVLGNEGHGLHDLVRRTCDHLMRIPMAGAVSSLNVSAAGAVVLYEAARQRRVASRGSRTPAAEPAKPKKQKGLGS; encoded by the coding sequence ATGGAAATACTATACGGTCTGCACCCGGTGGAAGAGGCGTTGAAGGCCGGCAAGCGTCGTTTTGACCACGTTTGCGTCGCGCGGGAGCGACAGGATCAGCGTCTTCAGCAGATTATCGATGCCTGCCGCCAGGCTGGGGTAAGCCTTCGCGTGGAACCGCGGGAACATCTCACTCATCTGGCGAAGACTACCGCGCACCAGGGCGTAGTCGCGCTCGTTCGCGGGCAGGCGCCGCTCGAACTGGAAGATCTGCTGGAAACGCCGGATCACCAGCGGTTTCTGCTGGCGTTGGATGGGGTGGAGGATCCACAGAACCTGGGGGCTCTGTTGCGGACGGCCGATGGCGCCGGAGTCACCGGTGTGGTGCTGACGGAGCGCCGCGCTGCCCCCCTGAGCGCCGTCGCGGTGAAGGCTTCAGCCGGTGCCGCTGAGCATGTTCGCATGGCGCGGGTCGTGAACCTGGTGCGCGCGCTGGAGGAGATCAAGAAGCGGAACATCTGGTGCATCGGTTTAGATGAGCGCGGCACCATGGACTACGACGAGTTTGACTATACCGGCGAGTGCGCGCTGGTGCTCGGCAACGAAGGCCACGGGTTGCATGATCTGGTTCGCCGCACCTGCGACCATCTGATGCGAATCCCCATGGCGGGTGCGGTTTCCTCGTTGAACGTCTCCGCGGCCGGAGCTGTCGTGCTGTACGAGGCGGCTCGCCAACGGCGCGTGGCCAGTCGCGGCAGCCGCACTCCGGCTGCGGAACCAGCAAAGCCAAAGAAGCAGAAGGGGCTTGGCTCATGA
- a CDS encoding RNA polymerase sigma factor has protein sequence MAVTGKIRKLFSGRDFPASSPVSVIAMSATSLSIEQSRRENARVAQGLRRQDPGLLDQLIVQYQHRLFRYLLYLTGNRELAEDLFQETWMRVLVRGAQFKGEARFDTWLYTIARNLVIDVRRKRTMASLEELCEGSEDNRPLDIAASDPTPFDNYRKLEDSQRVAEALLSLDPLHREVLLLRFHDDLSLDEIASVTSTPLSTVKSRLYRGLAALKPHIEDAERREALR, from the coding sequence TTGGCTGTTACCGGAAAAATACGAAAACTGTTCTCCGGACGCGACTTTCCCGCCAGCAGTCCCGTCTCTGTAATTGCCATGTCCGCCACGTCTCTCTCGATCGAGCAGTCGCGCCGTGAAAATGCCCGGGTTGCGCAGGGGCTTCGCCGACAGGATCCCGGCTTGCTGGATCAACTCATCGTCCAGTACCAGCATCGGTTATTTCGCTATCTGCTCTACCTCACGGGCAACCGCGAACTGGCGGAGGACCTCTTCCAGGAAACATGGATGCGAGTCCTCGTCCGTGGCGCACAATTTAAAGGCGAGGCGCGCTTCGATACCTGGCTCTACACCATCGCCAGAAACCTGGTGATCGACGTACGCCGCAAGCGAACCATGGCCAGCCTGGAGGAGCTTTGCGAGGGCAGCGAAGACAACCGCCCTCTGGACATCGCCGCCAGTGATCCAACGCCCTTCGACAACTACCGGAAATTGGAAGACAGCCAGCGCGTTGCCGAGGCCCTGCTTTCCCTGGATCCCCTGCATCGGGAGGTGCTGCTGCTGCGCTTCCATGACGACCTCTCCCTCGATGAGATTGCAAGCGTCACCAGCACACCGCTCTCCACCGTCAAGTCCCGCCTGTATCGCGGGCTGGCTGCCTTGAAACCACACATTGAAGACGCGGAACGCCGGGAGGCGCTTCGATGA
- a CDS encoding zinc ribbon domain-containing protein: protein MSENIPIRDPEPFTFNEEMKLIPRWSIALAAIAFVATQYLFWVVLPAHQHHPGGPPIGVRIYFALSWSALAALYMLMIGYVSRDAPRRTMSRRFWITICCVMPGGIGAVLYFMLRQPVVTHCPVCGTDVQSDYHYCPQCAHQVSAACGNCYTSVSMTDLFCVRCGHDLAKDNTPARLRAFHS from the coding sequence ATGAGCGAAAACATTCCAATTCGTGATCCTGAGCCATTCACCTTTAACGAGGAGATGAAGCTCATTCCTCGCTGGTCGATAGCACTGGCAGCCATCGCCTTCGTTGCAACCCAATATCTTTTCTGGGTTGTGCTGCCCGCGCATCAACATCATCCGGGCGGCCCGCCCATTGGGGTTCGCATCTACTTTGCGTTGTCGTGGAGCGCGCTGGCGGCCCTATACATGCTCATGATCGGCTATGTAAGCCGGGACGCTCCGCGGCGCACTATGAGCCGGCGCTTCTGGATCACTATCTGCTGCGTGATGCCCGGCGGAATTGGGGCGGTGCTCTACTTCATGCTGCGCCAGCCCGTGGTGACACATTGCCCCGTCTGCGGCACCGACGTGCAGAGCGACTACCATTACTGCCCGCAATGCGCCCACCAGGTTTCCGCTGCATGCGGAAATTGCTACACAAGCGTGAGCATGACCGATCTGTTCTGCGTACGATGCGGCCACGACCTGGCGAAGGACAACACACCAGCACGGTTGCGCGCCTTTCACTCGTGA
- a CDS encoding response regulator yields MMPITALIIDNEQLARDELKYLLDATGEVEILAEGSNGFEAVDLIQTHHPDIVFLDVQMPGLDGFAVIKKLLDKKPATPMPQIIFATAFDQYAVRAFDVNAIDYLLKPFDRARVLQALTRARQRLEKQQQDDSAQEHPATASAIAADPRLNALLRLLEQQKLPPRPQSGKIVLQTQNRLLLADQGEICFASIEEGVISVATRTLEGQSKCRTLEELLELLDPEIFWRAHRSFVVNINHIKEVVPWFKSSYQLRMDDRKQTEIPVSRTQTRRLRELFKL; encoded by the coding sequence ATGATGCCCATCACTGCACTCATTATCGACAATGAACAACTGGCGCGCGACGAGCTCAAATATCTTCTCGACGCAACCGGCGAAGTAGAGATCCTGGCCGAAGGCAGCAACGGATTTGAGGCTGTAGACCTGATACAGACGCATCACCCCGACATCGTCTTCCTCGACGTGCAGATGCCCGGCCTCGATGGCTTTGCCGTGATCAAGAAGCTGCTGGATAAGAAGCCCGCCACGCCCATGCCGCAGATTATCTTTGCGACGGCCTTTGACCAATACGCCGTTCGAGCCTTCGACGTCAACGCAATCGACTATCTGCTAAAGCCGTTTGATCGTGCTCGCGTTTTGCAGGCTCTCACCCGCGCAAGGCAACGCCTGGAGAAACAGCAGCAGGATGATTCTGCGCAGGAGCATCCGGCAACAGCGTCTGCAATTGCCGCGGATCCGCGCCTCAACGCGCTCCTGCGATTGCTGGAACAACAGAAGCTGCCTCCCCGCCCACAGAGCGGCAAGATTGTGCTGCAGACGCAGAATCGTCTGCTTCTGGCGGATCAGGGGGAGATCTGCTTTGCTTCGATTGAGGAAGGTGTGATCTCCGTGGCCACTCGCACACTGGAAGGTCAATCGAAGTGCCGTACGCTGGAAGAGTTGCTGGAACTGCTTGACCCCGAGATATTCTGGCGGGCACATCGCTCCTTTGTCGTGAACATCAATCACATTAAGGAAGTTGTGCCGTGGTTCAAGTCCAGCTATCAGCTACGCATGGATGATCGCAAACAAACCGAGATTCCCGTCAGCCGTACGCAGACTCGCCGCCTGCGCGAACTCTTCAAGCTTTAG
- a CDS encoding FAD-dependent oxidoreductase: MARQLFTARLMEKICLSERTQCFHLTFVVEELRSLEFVPGQFVSTVAQDQGGKMQTRAYSIASAPRGNQFDLCVNRVEGGFFSNLVCDMEVCETVNFHGPHGLFLLRKPLTDGIFIATGTGIAPMLGFTQYLFPEDGEDRSEGREFWMVYGTRWETELYYQNYFESIAARHPNFHYVATLSRASADWQGNRGYVQQYVRHIVEERALLCHASPTDTVGERNGFDIHAYICGLNEMVSANRDQLLALGWDKKQVIFERYD, translated from the coding sequence TTGGCCCGTCAGCTATTCACCGCCCGCCTCATGGAGAAGATCTGCCTCTCCGAGCGTACGCAATGTTTTCACCTGACATTTGTCGTCGAGGAACTCCGCTCGCTCGAATTCGTTCCCGGGCAATTTGTCTCCACTGTGGCGCAAGACCAGGGCGGAAAGATGCAGACTCGCGCGTACTCAATTGCTTCTGCGCCCCGTGGCAATCAATTCGATCTATGCGTGAATCGCGTGGAGGGAGGATTTTTTTCGAACCTCGTGTGCGATATGGAAGTGTGCGAGACGGTCAACTTTCATGGACCGCATGGTCTCTTCCTGCTGCGCAAGCCGCTGACAGACGGAATCTTTATCGCGACGGGAACCGGTATTGCGCCGATGCTGGGATTTACGCAATATCTCTTTCCCGAGGATGGCGAGGATCGCAGCGAAGGAAGAGAGTTCTGGATGGTCTATGGCACACGCTGGGAGACGGAGTTGTACTACCAGAACTATTTTGAATCCATCGCCGCGAGACATCCGAACTTCCACTACGTTGCTACGCTGAGCCGTGCCTCCGCGGACTGGCAGGGCAATCGCGGTTATGTGCAGCAGTATGTGCGCCACATTGTGGAAGAGCGCGCCCTGCTGTGCCATGCCTCACCAACGGATACCGTGGGCGAGAGAAACGGCTTCGATATCCACGCCTATATCTGCGGCCTGAACGAGATGGTCTCTGCGAATCGCGACCAACTGCTGGCGCTGGGCTGGGATAAGAAGCAGGTTATTTTTGAACGCTACGACTGA
- a CDS encoding MFS transporter: protein MALLSHFRSLTAQQRHAFYACFLGWSLDAFDYFLLVFCLSAIAGDFHRKTSEVAEAIFLTLAFRPVGAFLFGRLADRFGRRPTLMLNIVCYSGLMVACAFAPSLHALLVLRALFGIAMGGEWGVGAALAFESLPKEGRGFFSGLLQEGYAAGYLIAAAAYGALFHFVGWRGLFLIGAIPAVLVFYIGFKVEESPAWSRQDARSNLAKRTGFLQNLRQYGWNFLSLVVLMTVFTAFSHGTQDLYPTFLEKDLGFSPSVVGVVGILYNIGAICGGILFGSLSERWGRKRAIIAAALLALPVIPLYALSHSVYWIAAGAFCMQFFVQGAWGVVPAYLSELSPGPVRATFPGLAYQLGNLITSKNGVLQARAAERMGGLGRVLAATVLVVALLLALVTSVGKESRGADLGG from the coding sequence ATGGCACTTCTCTCGCACTTCCGGTCCCTGACCGCGCAACAGCGCCATGCATTCTACGCGTGTTTCCTTGGCTGGTCGTTGGACGCCTTTGACTACTTCCTGCTCGTCTTTTGCCTCTCGGCAATTGCCGGGGACTTCCACCGCAAGACCTCGGAGGTCGCCGAGGCAATCTTTCTTACGCTGGCATTTCGTCCCGTGGGTGCATTTCTCTTTGGCCGTCTGGCCGATCGTTTTGGGCGGCGGCCAACGCTGATGCTGAATATCGTCTGCTACTCGGGACTGATGGTGGCCTGCGCGTTTGCGCCATCTCTGCATGCGTTGCTGGTGCTTCGCGCTCTCTTCGGAATCGCGATGGGCGGAGAGTGGGGCGTGGGCGCCGCGCTCGCCTTTGAATCGCTGCCGAAAGAGGGACGGGGCTTCTTTTCCGGATTGCTGCAGGAGGGATATGCGGCCGGCTATCTGATTGCTGCTGCGGCTTACGGAGCGTTGTTTCACTTTGTGGGATGGCGGGGCCTCTTTCTTATAGGAGCTATCCCGGCAGTGCTCGTCTTTTACATCGGCTTCAAGGTGGAAGAGTCGCCTGCATGGTCGCGGCAGGACGCCAGATCGAATCTGGCAAAGCGAACGGGCTTTCTGCAGAATCTCCGTCAGTATGGATGGAATTTTCTGTCCCTTGTTGTGCTCATGACGGTGTTTACCGCCTTCAGCCATGGAACGCAGGATTTGTATCCTACGTTTCTTGAGAAGGACCTTGGCTTTAGTCCTTCGGTAGTTGGTGTGGTCGGCATCCTTTACAACATTGGGGCGATCTGTGGCGGGATCCTCTTCGGGTCATTGTCGGAGCGCTGGGGCCGCAAACGGGCCATTATTGCGGCAGCGTTGCTGGCGCTTCCTGTGATTCCTCTTTATGCGCTCTCTCATTCGGTGTACTGGATCGCTGCGGGGGCGTTTTGCATGCAGTTCTTTGTGCAGGGTGCATGGGGAGTGGTGCCTGCGTATCTCAGCGAACTCTCACCCGGCCCGGTGCGGGCGACCTTTCCAGGATTGGCGTATCAGTTAGGCAACCTCATCACCTCCAAGAATGGCGTGCTGCAGGCGCGCGCGGCGGAGCGGATGGGTGGACTGGGGCGGGTTCTCGCCGCGACCGTGCTTGTAGTTGCGCTGCTGCTTGCTCTCGTTACGAGCGTAGGAAAGGAGTCTCGCGGAGCCGATCTTGGCGGCTAA
- a CDS encoding PadR family transcriptional regulator translates to MMMPPRTLTMLILRVLRSGPLHGYAIAQRIHALSGDVIAVEEGSLYPALQKMLLKGWVTADWGISETNRKVRFYRLTPAGRKQLKLELSDYGRATEAIQAVLHTA, encoded by the coding sequence ATGATGATGCCTCCCCGCACCTTGACCATGCTGATTCTGCGCGTGCTGCGTTCTGGCCCGCTCCACGGCTATGCGATTGCCCAGCGCATTCACGCGCTATCTGGCGACGTGATAGCTGTCGAAGAAGGTTCGCTCTACCCGGCACTGCAAAAGATGCTGCTGAAAGGCTGGGTAACAGCCGACTGGGGAATCTCCGAGACAAACCGGAAGGTGCGCTTCTACCGCTTGACGCCTGCCGGACGCAAGCAACTCAAGCTCGAACTCTCTGACTACGGCCGCGCAACCGAAGCTATTCAGGCCGTCTTGCATACTGCCTGA
- a CDS encoding LLM class flavin-dependent oxidoreductase — protein sequence MGLTVSVLDLVAMRHDESAGGAIARSVTLAQHVEELGYKRFWLAEHHAIAGLACSATPLLIGHVAAATKRIRVGSGGVMLPNHAPLVVAEEFGTLEALYPGRIDLGLGRAPGGDAATMRALRRDLRQSGDDFPELLQELRTYLGPGRPGQAVRAIPGQGSNVPITLLGSSGFSAQLAGMSGLPFAFAAHFAPAYLYAAAQLYRELFRPGSVLQKPYLIVAVQVIAAETDAAARRLFTTPQQRFLQLIRNQPLELLPPVDSMDSLWHEWERDAVESKLSAAIVGSEATVKAGLERLVNETGADEVIVVTDTYEEADRLQSYDRVARIASTIERPGAAREGQP from the coding sequence ATGGGACTGACTGTTTCTGTACTGGATCTTGTGGCGATGCGCCACGACGAATCTGCCGGCGGTGCGATTGCGCGCTCGGTGACCCTGGCGCAGCACGTCGAAGAGTTGGGATACAAGCGCTTTTGGCTGGCGGAGCATCACGCAATCGCAGGACTGGCTTGCTCGGCCACTCCTCTGCTGATCGGGCATGTGGCGGCGGCGACTAAGAGGATTCGAGTAGGCAGCGGTGGAGTAATGCTGCCAAACCATGCGCCTCTGGTGGTGGCTGAAGAGTTTGGAACGCTGGAGGCATTGTATCCGGGGCGTATCGATCTTGGCCTGGGCCGCGCTCCGGGAGGCGATGCTGCCACCATGCGGGCGCTGCGACGGGATCTGCGGCAGAGCGGGGATGACTTTCCTGAGCTGCTGCAGGAGTTGCGCACCTATCTGGGACCAGGAAGGCCGGGGCAGGCGGTTCGGGCGATTCCCGGTCAGGGGAGCAACGTCCCAATCACATTGCTGGGCTCGAGCGGCTTCAGCGCGCAACTAGCCGGGATGTCAGGGTTGCCGTTCGCATTTGCGGCGCACTTTGCTCCGGCGTATCTGTATGCAGCCGCCCAGTTGTATCGCGAACTATTCCGTCCAGGCAGTGTCCTGCAAAAGCCATATCTGATAGTCGCCGTGCAGGTGATTGCGGCGGAGACGGACGCTGCCGCCCGGCGACTGTTCACCACACCCCAGCAACGCTTTCTTCAATTGATACGAAACCAGCCACTGGAATTACTACCGCCCGTGGATTCCATGGATTCCTTATGGCATGAGTGGGAGCGCGATGCCGTGGAGAGCAAGCTGAGCGCGGCCATTGTTGGATCGGAGGCAACCGTGAAGGCGGGGCTGGAAAGGCTTGTGAACGAGACTGGTGCCGATGAGGTGATTGTCGTGACGGATACGTATGAGGAGGCCGACCGGCTGCAGTCCTATGATCGCGTCGCCCGCATCGCCAGCACGATCGAGAGGCCAGGCGCGGCACGCGAAGGCCAGCCCTGA